Below is a genomic region from Streptomyces roseoviridis.
CACGGAGGACGAAGCGGTGCCGGAGCGCTGGTTCACCTTCTGTGCCGGATTCGGGTTCGACGCGAGTGTGATCGGACGGGTCGAACAGCAGCGGGAGCGGGGCAAGCGTTCGACGCACGCGCTCTACCTGCGCCAGGTGGTGCGCCAGTTCCTGGGCGAGCCGAACCGGCGGCGCGGCACGATCACCCTGGAGCGGCCGGGTGAGGATCCTGTGGAGGATCTGGTCCTCTCCATAATCTGCAACACCTCTCCCTGGACCTACCTGGGGAATCGTCCGGTGTACGCGTCGCCGGACGCGTCCTTCGAGACGGCCCTGGACGTGCTCGGACTGAGCCGGCTCTCGGCTCCCGCGGTGGCCCGGTACGCCACCCAGCTGCTCACCTCTACGCCCGAACGCGGGCCGCACGGCAAGCACGCCCTGACCCTGCACGATCTGACCGACTTCACCTTGCATTCGAAGGTCCCGCTCCCCCTCCAGATGGACGGAGACCACCTGGGACTGCGAACGAGCGTGACGTTCACAGGCGTACGCCGTGCACTGCGTGTGATTGTGTGACCAGAAGGACCGAAAGTCCTTCCACTCGAACGTTTAGGCTGCCATCCACCCCCCAGAAGTACGGCTGTGACCGAGCCGACACCGAGGAATCAAAAAAAACTTTCCAGAAGGGGTTGTATCCGCTGCTGGGGTTTGGGAGTCTCTTCTTGGCGATCGGGACGGCCCGCAGGACCGGCCTCCACTGAGAGCCAGAACCCCACCCCAGTGACAAGGACCACGCCAGTTCACCTGGCAGTCGGCCCTTCCCCTGCGGGGGGATTCGTGAAAGCGTTCACATTCACAAGCAACTTGCACGTAACACCTGAGAGAGGTAGCAGCCATGGACTGGCGTCACAACGCCGTTTGTCGTGAGGAAGACCCCGAGCTGTTCTTCCCCATCGGCAACACCGGTCCTGCGCTGCTGCAGATCGAGGAAGCCAAGGCCGTCTGCCGCCGCTGCCCCGTCATGGAGCAGTGCCTGCAGTGGGCGCTCGAGTCCGGCCAGGACTCCGGCGTCTGGGGTGGCCTCAGCGAGGATGAGCGCCGCGCGATGAAGCGCCGCGCCGCCCGCAACCGGGCGCGCAACGCCAGCGCCTGAGCCACCTGCACAGCCTGAGGCAAGCGGCGCGTACGTCGTGTACGCAATCACCGCCCCCGAGCCGCAGCTCGCGCAGTAACCCACAGCATTCGAGCCCCGGACCGATTCACCTCGGTCCGGGGCTCGCTGCTGTGAACGGCCCGGGGGCCTGCAACGTCCTTGCCGTGCAGGGCCGTTGCCTCGCTACTTGGGCGCCTTGACGGGGATGTCGAGCACCACCCGGCAGCCGCGTTCCGTGCCCGGCTGCATGTCGAAGCTGCCGCCGAGCTCACCCTCGACCAGGGTCCGCACGATCTGCAGGCCCAGGTTGCCGGCGCGCTGCGGGTCGAAGCCCTCGGGCAGTCCGCGCCCGTCGTCCTTCACCGTGATCAGCAGCCGGGCGTCGGCGCGCGGTTCGCCGCGGACGGCGGTGACCTCGACCGTGCCCTGCTCGCCCGGCGCGAAGGCGTGTTCCAGCGCGTTCTGCAGGACCTCGGTGAGGACCATGGAGAGCGGGGTGGCGACCTCGGCGTCGAGGATGCCGAAGCGGCCGTTGCGCCGGCAGGTCACCTTGCCCGGTGAGATCTCCGCCACCATGGCGATCACGCGGTCGGCGATCTCGTCGAACTCGACCCGCTCGTCCAGGTTCTGCGAGAGCGTCTCGTGGACGATCGCGATCGAACCCACGCGCCGCACGGCCTCGTTGAGGGCCTCCCGGCCCCGGTCGGAGTCCATCCGGCGGGCCTGCAGCCGGAGCAGGGCCGCCACCGTCTGGAGGTTGTTCTTCACCCGGTGGTGGATCTCCCGGATGGTGGCGTCCTTGGTGATCAACTCGCGCTCCCGGCGACGCAGTTCGGTGACGTCCCGGAGCAGGACGAGCGAACCGATGCGGGTGCCCTTGGGCTTGAGCGGGATCGCGCGCA
It encodes:
- a CDS encoding diacylglycerol/lipid kinase family protein, producing MRALLVVNPAATTTSARTRDVLIHALASEMKLEAVTTEYRGHARDLGRRAAEADDIDLVVALGGDGTVNEVVNGLLHAGPDPDRLPGLAVVPGGSTNVFARALGLPNDAVEATGALLDALRERRARTVSLGLASGTPGTEDEAVPERWFTFCAGFGFDASVIGRVEQQRERGKRSTHALYLRQVVRQFLGEPNRRRGTITLERPGEDPVEDLVLSIICNTSPWTYLGNRPVYASPDASFETALDVLGLSRLSAPAVARYATQLLTSTPERGPHGKHALTLHDLTDFTLHSKVPLPLQMDGDHLGLRTSVTFTGVRRALRVIV
- a CDS encoding WhiB family transcriptional regulator translates to MDWRHNAVCREEDPELFFPIGNTGPALLQIEEAKAVCRRCPVMEQCLQWALESGQDSGVWGGLSEDERRAMKRRAARNRARNASA